The genomic region CCTGTCGTCCCTGCGCAGCGCCGCCCCGGGGGCGACGGCCGGGGTGCCGTCGACGACCGCCACCAGCCTGACCTCGCTCGGCACCGGGCTGCCGCCGGGCGCGCACGGCGTCGTGGGGTTCACCTCGCGGGTGCCCGGCACCGAGCGGCTGCTCAACGCGCTGGCGTGGCCGAGCGACGTCGACCCGGCCGAGTGGCAGCCGCACCCGACCGTCTTCTCGCGGCTGCGCGAGCGGGGCGTGGCGGTCAGCGTCGTCAACAAGCGCGAGTTCGTCAGCAGCGGGCTGACCCGGGCCGCCCACCGCGGCGCCGACTTCGTGGGCGCCGACAAGGTGGGGGAGCGGATCGCGGCCGCGGTCGCGGCCTCCGACCACGCGCCCTCCCTGACCTACCTCTACGACGGCGACCTCGACTGGACGGGGCACCGCTACGGCGTCGCCTCCACCGAGTGGCTGCAGCAGCTGGCGATGATCGACCACGAGGCCGAGCAGCTGCGCGAGGCGCTGCCGTCCTCGACCCGCCTGGTGGTCGTCGCCGACCACGGCATGGTCGACTCCCCGGACGCCTCGCGCGTCGACGTCGACACCGTGCACGAGCTGCGCGACGGGCTGGTGCTGTTCGGTGGCGAGGCCCGCTTCCGCCAGCTCTACTGCCAGCGCGGTGCGGTCGACGACGTCGTGGCCACCTGGCGCTCGGTGCTCGGCGACAGGGCCGAGGTGCTGACCCGCGAGGACGCCACCGCCCTGGGCTGGTTCGGCGAGGTCTCCTCCGCGGTGCGCCCGCGCATCGGCGACGTCGTGGTGGCCTGCCGGGGCGACGCGGCCGTCATCTCCAGCGTCGACTGGGCCTACGAGGCCCGCCTCGTGGGCCTGCACGGCTCGCTGACGCCCGAGGAGATGCTGATCCCGGTCCTGGTCGACTGAGGGGCTCGGCGGCCGCTGCAGGAGTCCCCGGCCGGCCGGGGACTCCTGCGCTTGTCAGGGGTTGCAACACCCATCAAGCGCAGGACTTCCCTGACAAGTCCGCGGTCTCGTCACGGCGTACGCCGGCTCAGGGCATGTCGGGGCAGTCCGCCCAGACCGCCGCCGACCGGCCGGTCTCCGTCTCCAGGTCTGCCGCCAGGACGCGTCCCTCGGGCAGGAACCTGTCCCAGGTCGCGATGACGGTCCGCTCGTCGTCCGGGACAGCGCCGGCGGCGGCGCCCCACGCGGCGAGGCGGTCGCGCAGGGTGTGGCTGATCGGCAGCCGGTCGAGGGGGACCGGTCGACTGCTGTCACGATCGAGGACCGACGTCTCCGGGCCCGGGGTGAGGCAGAGGCGTCCGGGGAGCGGGGCACGGGCGATCACCTCGGCGCTCAGCCAGTCGCCGAACGCTTCGACGGGTACGGCGCGCCGCGACGCCACAGGCACGCTCACCAGGCCGGTCTCGAGCTCCTCCTGTGCGCGCCTGCGCTCCCTGCCCGACAAGGTGGGGACGTGCTCGGCCCACCAGGGCCGCGACACCGCGACGGCGAGGCTGCCGGGCATCGTCGACAGGGGGTCGAGGCCATCGGCGAAGCCCAGGTGCTCCCAGGCGACGAACAGGTCGCGGGCCACCAGCAGCACGCCCTCGTGGTCGACGCGCGCGACCACCCGGCGGCCGGCCACGAGCTCGACGGCACCGAGGCTGAGCCCACGCGACCACTCCGACCACATGTCCTCGGCCGGTCCCTGCCTGCGTCCACCGAACACCGCGGCTCCTCTCGACCCGCGCACCCTACGGCCGGTCACCCGTGGGGGTGGACGCGGGTCGCGCCGGCGCGGGTACCGACGAGGTGGACAAGCCACCACGACCAAAGGAGCACACCGTGCCGTCAGTCGAGCGCACCGTCACCGTCAGCCAGCCGATCCAGAAGGTCTGGGACTACCTCAGCGACTTCCGCAACAGCGAGGAGTGGGACCCGCCCTCGGTCAGCACCGAGCGCACCAGCGGCGACGGGGGAGTCGGGACGACCTACCACAACGTCTCGAAGCTCCTCGGCTCCGAGCAGGAGGTCGACTACACCGTCACGAAGTTCGAGGAGCCGCACACCTTCCAGCTCGAGGGCGACGCCGGGTCGATCCAGCTGCTCGACACCATCACCTGCGAGGAGAGCGACGGGCACACCTCGGTGACCTACCACGCCGAGTTCGACCCGCAGGGTGCCGCGAAGCTGGCCGAGCCGCTGATGCCCGCCGGCCTGAAGGTGCTGGCCGACAAGGTCGCGGCCAGCATGGAGGAGCACCTGAGCAGGCTCTGAGCCCCGGGCCCGTGGGGTCAGCCGAAGGGCAGCGGCTCGGGCGCGAGGGAGACCGCCTTCGCCCGGGCCGCGGTGAGACGGCGCCGGTGGTGCTGGCGGCAGAGCACCTCGTAGGCCACGTCGGCATCGGCGTCGGAGGTGGGCTCCGGCGCCTCGCCGTCCTCGACGTCGCCCACGACGACGACCTCGCCCTCGGTGACCATCACGCCGTTCTCGGTGCGGGCGTTGTGGGTGGCGCGCTTGCCGCACCAGCACAGCGCCTCCACCTGCAGCACGTTCATCCGGT from Nocardioides salarius harbors:
- a CDS encoding alkaline phosphatase family protein, encoding MTFLAPGYGDRSLADVVPAVGAALGVRLEGAAHEGLALPEAPAYVVFLVDGLGARLLERYAHVAPYLSSLRSAAPGATAGVPSTTATSLTSLGTGLPPGAHGVVGFTSRVPGTERLLNALAWPSDVDPAEWQPHPTVFSRLRERGVAVSVVNKREFVSSGLTRAAHRGADFVGADKVGERIAAAVAASDHAPSLTYLYDGDLDWTGHRYGVASTEWLQQLAMIDHEAEQLREALPSSTRLVVVADHGMVDSPDASRVDVDTVHELRDGLVLFGGEARFRQLYCQRGAVDDVVATWRSVLGDRAEVLTREDATALGWFGEVSSAVRPRIGDVVVACRGDAAVISSVDWAYEARLVGLHGSLTPEEMLIPVLVD
- a CDS encoding SRPBCC family protein; amino-acid sequence: MPSVERTVTVSQPIQKVWDYLSDFRNSEEWDPPSVSTERTSGDGGVGTTYHNVSKLLGSEQEVDYTVTKFEEPHTFQLEGDAGSIQLLDTITCEESDGHTSVTYHAEFDPQGAAKLAEPLMPAGLKVLADKVAASMEEHLSRL